In a single window of the Candidatus Spechtbacterales bacterium genome:
- a CDS encoding S41 family peptidase: MKKWVIFLTVFALIATACASGATTDTTSTVDGSQSSDDPFCIQVERTRVDFGVANDLHLLLNQRSVFYDDNVSADYILNEVLEEMFGYLSVYSSDIPQWARDIVDEEIERARESNSDPDFSVLNDVYSELVKDPRYSDLSDPSRLEEFLVVVFEGIIEALGDPFSSYMKAEHWLTGFADNSGRYQGVGMGTTMNSRGEISISFVEDGAPASKAGLKLGDAITKINGLSTESCTNQQFILRVRSLQDPKLTLEIAREVPGSAERDVFTIKVEKAEVKQLGISTYPAVELPNNRGTTLEGVPYRCGTRGIGLPCPFEDVDGDGVSDTLYVKIHEFSDQMRVDLEYALQKLDEEYGLDSFKGIVVDVRDNPGGLVSATMDAVDYFLSTSDVIFIQRDKGASGEPVSVYMRQNKVTYISPDTPIVVLMNDQSASGSEVFAAAMRDNNRATIVNDSERSRGKGTVNMWFTLKRGEYGAVYVSIGMWLTPKGEFIETRDEDNDGYDELGGLKPDIHVPWTDSDYAKNNRDVNYDPTLTAALDQLAKELAE; encoded by the coding sequence ATGAAAAAGTGGGTAATTTTCCTCACTGTATTTGCTCTTATTGCAACCGCTTGTGCATCAGGCGCTACCACTGATACAACCTCAACAGTAGATGGTTCGCAATCTTCGGATGACCCTTTCTGTATTCAAGTTGAACGCACAAGAGTGGATTTTGGGGTAGCAAACGACTTACATCTTTTGTTGAACCAGAGATCTGTTTTTTATGATGATAACGTAAGCGCCGACTATATTTTGAATGAAGTTTTGGAAGAGATGTTTGGCTATCTTAGTGTTTACTCAAGTGATATTCCCCAGTGGGCCAGAGATATCGTAGATGAGGAAATTGAACGGGCACGGGAAAGTAATAGCGACCCTGATTTTTCCGTATTGAACGATGTTTACAGCGAACTTGTGAAAGATCCCAGATACAGCGACCTTAGTGACCCGTCTCGTTTGGAAGAGTTTTTGGTTGTTGTGTTCGAGGGGATAATTGAGGCCCTTGGCGACCCCTTCTCTTCTTATATGAAAGCTGAACACTGGCTTACGGGTTTTGCGGACAATTCAGGCCGTTACCAGGGTGTGGGCATGGGTACTACTATGAACTCACGCGGAGAAATTTCTATTTCCTTTGTTGAAGATGGCGCTCCGGCAAGCAAGGCGGGACTCAAACTTGGTGATGCGATTACCAAGATTAACGGACTCAGCACGGAAAGCTGTACAAACCAGCAGTTTATATTGCGGGTTCGTAGTTTACAAGATCCGAAACTCACACTTGAGATAGCGCGCGAAGTGCCCGGTTCCGCGGAAAGAGATGTTTTTACCATCAAGGTTGAAAAGGCCGAGGTAAAACAGCTTGGAATTTCAACATATCCCGCAGTTGAGCTCCCTAATAACAGAGGAACAACTCTTGAGGGAGTACCCTACAGATGCGGAACGCGCGGAATTGGTTTGCCGTGTCCTTTTGAGGACGTAGATGGCGATGGTGTTTCCGACACGCTTTATGTGAAGATTCATGAGTTTTCCGACCAGATGAGAGTGGACCTTGAGTACGCCCTGCAGAAACTTGATGAGGAGTACGGTCTTGATTCGTTTAAGGGCATTGTCGTGGATGTTCGTGATAATCCGGGAGGACTTGTTAGCGCGACAATGGATGCGGTAGACTATTTTCTCTCCACAAGCGATGTTATCTTTATTCAAAGAGATAAAGGCGCATCAGGAGAGCCGGTCTCTGTGTATATGCGTCAAAACAAGGTTACATATATCTCCCCCGACACACCCATTGTTGTCTTGATGAATGACCAAAGCGCGTCCGGTTCTGAAGTATTTGCTGCCGCCATGCGCGACAATAACCGTGCCACCATTGTGAACGATAGTGAGCGCAGTCGCGGCAAAGGCACTGTTAACATGTGGTTTACGCTTAAACGAGGTGAGTATGGAGCGGTTTATGTTTCTATTGGAATGTGGCTTACCCCCAAAGGGGAGTTCATTGAAACTCGCGATGAGGATAATGATGGATACGATGAGCTTGGTGGCTTAAAACCCGACATTCATGTACCTTGGACGGACTCAGATTACGCAAAAAATAACCGGGACGTAAATTACGACCCGACACTTACAGCAGCTCTTGATCAACTTGCTAAAGAGTTGGCTGAATAA
- a CDS encoding peptide ABC transporter substrate-binding protein, whose protein sequence is MKTRKLIALFAIFSLVAVACTNGDSGNSVSDATQPAPFSDVLRIASGEPATLDPHLVTDVGSHGFTSKLYAGLLRLDPAMYDKDGNLVAVGAAITQDMIEQFRRGELFASAVVVPDLAESMPEVTENPDGTTTYTFTIREDAKFSTGRSVTAWNVAYSLDRVADPKTRSTTAELYLGDIVGVIEMQRKQVINRISPNQDEVFVDIPGVEVLDERTIRITTKVDSVNSDVFLMKMTYPAAAVVDKIQAEGAARWTDRPNSTGPYVIVKKDVAEIIMEANPNYHGDKPKINRVIFYLAGGSTYLRYQNGELDFTGIGIADLDLLDEVRDSNSAISKQYFEATEMSTSYIGANNLVPPFDDPLVRKAFALAIDREAIAKNVFQNLVIPAHGILPPGMPGYRADYKGQKYDPDEARRLLAQSKYAGNMPRIKLTISGGGSSPSILFQRLVEAWRVELGVDVELEQIDYATFLEEMKKGSFQMFSLGWIGDYPDPDNFLMKFEGWRSAANNETQYSNPAVDALIEQARTESGLQKRIALSQQAEDIIVDEAPWFVLFHSKDSVLVKPNVCGYFPTPMGISITHNIYWCENK, encoded by the coding sequence GTGAAAACAAGAAAACTAATTGCTTTATTTGCCATCTTTTCATTAGTGGCAGTTGCCTGCACTAATGGAGATTCCGGCAATAGTGTATCTGATGCGACACAACCAGCACCCTTTTCGGATGTTTTACGTATTGCATCAGGCGAGCCCGCGACTCTTGACCCACACCTTGTAACAGATGTCGGGTCCCACGGGTTTACGAGCAAGCTTTACGCGGGGCTCCTTCGTTTGGACCCGGCCATGTATGACAAAGACGGAAACCTTGTTGCTGTCGGCGCGGCTATTACGCAAGACATGATAGAACAGTTCAGGAGGGGAGAACTCTTCGCTTCTGCTGTTGTTGTTCCTGATCTTGCAGAGTCTATGCCCGAGGTAACAGAGAATCCTGACGGTACTACAACTTACACCTTCACTATTCGTGAAGACGCTAAGTTTTCTACCGGACGGTCTGTAACCGCGTGGAACGTTGCGTACTCTTTGGACAGAGTCGCAGATCCTAAAACTCGCAGCACTACCGCCGAGCTTTACTTAGGGGATATTGTCGGCGTTATAGAGATGCAAAGAAAACAGGTTATTAACCGTATATCTCCGAACCAGGATGAGGTTTTTGTAGATATTCCAGGGGTGGAGGTTCTGGACGAACGCACCATCCGAATTACAACTAAAGTTGATTCAGTGAATTCGGATGTCTTCCTGATGAAGATGACCTATCCCGCCGCCGCTGTTGTGGACAAAATTCAGGCCGAGGGCGCTGCCCGCTGGACTGATCGCCCAAATAGCACGGGGCCGTATGTCATTGTTAAAAAAGATGTCGCCGAAATCATTATGGAGGCGAACCCGAACTATCACGGCGACAAGCCAAAGATAAACAGGGTTATCTTTTACCTTGCAGGCGGTTCTACCTATCTGAGATATCAGAATGGAGAACTGGACTTTACGGGTATCGGTATTGCAGACCTTGACCTTTTGGACGAGGTTCGCGACTCTAATTCGGCAATCTCGAAACAATATTTTGAGGCAACTGAAATGTCTACATCATATATCGGAGCCAACAACCTTGTTCCTCCGTTTGATGACCCTCTTGTGCGAAAGGCCTTTGCACTGGCTATCGACAGAGAGGCAATCGCGAAGAACGTTTTTCAAAACCTGGTAATTCCTGCGCATGGCATTTTGCCACCCGGTATGCCGGGATACAGAGCAGATTACAAGGGTCAGAAGTATGACCCCGATGAGGCGAGAAGGCTTCTTGCGCAAAGTAAGTACGCGGGCAACATGCCCCGCATCAAGCTTACTATTTCAGGAGGCGGTTCGTCCCCCAGTATTCTTTTTCAAAGACTTGTAGAGGCCTGGCGGGTAGAGCTTGGGGTTGATGTGGAACTGGAACAGATTGATTACGCGACATTCCTTGAAGAGATGAAAAAGGGTTCTTTCCAGATGTTCTCACTTGGCTGGATAGGTGACTATCCCGATCCCGATAACTTCCTGATGAAGTTCGAAGGCTGGCGTTCGGCAGCCAACAATGAGACGCAATATTCCAATCCCGCAGTGGATGCGCTTATTGAACAGGCCCGCACAGAGAGTGGTCTGCAAAAGCGCATTGCTCTTTCTCAGCAGGCTGAAGACATAATCGTGGACGAAGCCCCTTGGTTTGTGCTCTTCCACTCAAAAGACTCAGTACTTGTGAAACCCAATGTATGCGGCTACTTCCCAACACCAATGGGAATTTCAATAACACACAACATCTATTGGTGTGAAAACAAGTAA